A window of Theropithecus gelada isolate Dixy chromosome 14, Tgel_1.0, whole genome shotgun sequence contains these coding sequences:
- the ATG2A gene encoding autophagy-related protein 2 homolog A isoform X1 produces the protein MSRWLWPWSNCVKERVCRYLLHHYLGHFFQEHLSLDQLSLDLYKGSVALRDIHLEIWSVNEVLESMESPLELVEGFVGSIEVAVPWAALLTDHCTVRVSGLQLTLQPRRGPAPGAADSQSWASCMTTSLQLAQECLRDGLPEPSEPPQPLEGLEMFAQTIETVLRRIKVTFLDTVVRVEHSPGDGERGVAVEVRVQRLEYCDEAVRDPSQAPPVDVHQPPAFLHKLLQLAGVRLHYEELPAQEEPAEPPLQIGSCSGYMELMVKLKQNEAFPGPKLEVAGQLGSLHLLLTPRQLQHLQELLSAVSLTDHEGLADKLNKSRPLGAEDLWLIEQDLNQQLQAGVVAEPLSPDPLTNPLLNLDSTDLFFSMAGLTSSVASALSELSLSDVDLASSVHSDVASRRLSAQAHPAGKMAPNPLLDTMRPDSLLKMTLGGVTLTLLQTSAPSSGPPDLATHFFTEFDATKDGPFGSRDFHHLRPRFQRACPCSHVRLTGTAVQLSWELRTGSRGRRTTSMEMRFGQLEVLECLWPRGTSEPEYTEILTFPGTLGSQASARPCAHLRHTQTLRRVPKSRPRRSVACHCHSELALDLANFQADVELGALDRLAALLRLATVTAEPPTGLLTDPLPAMEEQTVFLLSAPRATLRLRFPIADLRPERDPWAGQSVRAEQLRLELSEPQFRSELSSGPGPPVPTRLELTCSDLHGIYEDGEKPPVPCLRVSKALDPKSTGRKYFLPQVVVTVNPESSSAQWEVAPEKGEELELSAESPCELREPEPSPFSSKRTMYETEEMVIPGDPEEMRAFQSRTLALSRCSLEVILPSVHIFLPSKEVYESIYNRINNDLLMWEPADLLPTSDPAAQPSGLPGPSGFWHDSFKMCKSAFKLANCFDLTPDSDSDDEDAHFFSVGASGGPQPPAPEAPSLHLQSTFSTLVTVLKGRITALCETKDEGGKRLEAVHGELVLDMEHGTLFSVSQYCGQPGLGYFCLEAEKATLYHRAAVDDYPLPSHLDLPSFAPPAQLAPTIYPSEEGVTERGASGRKGQSRGPHMLSTAVRIHLDPHKNVKEFLVTLRLHKATLRHYMALPEQSWHSQLLEFLDVLDDPVLGYLPPTVITILHTHLFSCAVDYRPLYLPVRVLITAETFTLSSNIIVDTSTFLLRFILDDSALYLSDKCEVETLDLRRDYVCVLDVDLLELVIKTWKGSTEGKLSQPLFELRCSNNVVHVHSCADSCALLVNLLQYVMSTGDLHPPPRPPSPTEIAGQKLSESPASLPSCPPVEMALINQRDLTDALLDTERSLRELAQPSGGHLPQASPISVYLFPGERSGAPPPSPPVRGPAGSLGSCSEEKEDEREEEGDGDTLDSDEFCILDAPGLGIPPRDGEPVVTQLHPGPIVVRDGYFSRPIGSSDLLRAPAHFPVPSTRVVLREVSLVWHLYGGRDFGPHPGHRARAGLSGPRGSPSRCSGPNRPQNSWRTQGGSGRQHHVLMEIQLSKVSFQHEVYPAEPVTGPAGPGQELEERPLSRQVFIVQELEVRDRLASSQINKFLYLHTSERMPRRAHSNMLTIKALHVAPTTNLGGPECCLRVSLMPLRLNVDQDALFFLKDFFTSLVAGVNPVVPGETSAEARPETRAQSSSPLEGQAEGVETTGSQEAPGGRHSPSPADQQPIYFREFRFTSEVPIWLDYHGKHVTMDQVGTFAGLLIGLAQLNCSELKLKRLCCRHGLLGVDKVLGYALNEWLQDIRKNQLPGLLGGVGPMHSVVQLFQGFRDLLWLPIEQYRKDGRLMRGLQRGAASFGSSTASAALELSNRLVQAIQATAETVYDILSPAAPVSRSLQDKRSARRLRRGQQPADLREGVAKAYDTVREGILDTAQTICDVASRGHEQKGLTGAVGGVIRQLPPTVVKPLILATEATSSLLGGMRNQIVPDAHKDHALKWRSDSAQD, from the exons TCTGTGAACGAGGTGCTGGAGTCGATGGAGTCACCGCTGGAGCTGGTGGAAGGCTTCGTGGGCTCCATCGAGGTGGCTGTGCCCTGGGCTGCTCTGCTCACCGACCACTGCACAGTGCGCGTGTCCGGCCTCCAGCTCACCTTGCAGCCCCGCCGGGGTCCAG CGCCAGGGGCTGCCGACTCACAGAGCTGGGCCTCATGCATGACCACAAGCCTGCAGCTGGCCCAGGAGTGTCTGCGGGACGGGCTACCAGAGCCCTCTGAGCCACCACAGCCCCTGGAGGGGCTGGAGATGTTTGCCCAGACCATTGAGACTG TGCTTCGGAGGATCAAAGTGACCTTCCTGGACACTGTTGTGAGGGTGGAGCACTCTCCGGGTGATGGGGAACGTGGTGTGGCCGTGGAGGTCCGTGTGCAGAG ACTGGAGTACTGTGACGAGGCAGTGCGGGACCCGAGCCAGGCGCCGCCAGTGGACGTGCATCAGCCGCCTGCCTTCCTGCACAAGCTGCTGCAGCTGGCGGGGGTCCGCCTGCACTACGAGGAGCTCCCCGCACAG gaaGAGCCTGCAGAGCCCCCCTTGCAGATTGGCAGCTGCTCAGGGTACATGGAGCTGATGGTGAAGTTGAAGCAAAATGAGGCCTTCCCTGGCCCCAAG TTGGAGGTAGCGGGACAGCTGGGCTCCCTGCACCTGCTTCTGACCCCGAGGCAGCTCCAGCACCTTCAGGAACTGCTCAGCGCTGTGAGCCTTACAG ACCACGAGGGCCTGGCTGACAAGCTGAACAAGAGCCGCCCGCTAGGTGCCGAAGACCTGTGGCTGATTGAGCAGGACCTGAACCAGCAGCTGCAGGCCGGGGTGGTGGCTGAGCCCCTCAGCCCAGACCCCCTTACCAACCCCCTTCTCAACCTGGATAGCACTG ACCTCTTCTTCTCCATGGCTGGCCTCACAAGCAGTGTGGCCTCAGCCCTCTCTGAGCTGTCCCTCTCCGATGTAGACCTGGCCTCCTCTGTGCACAGTGACGTGGCCTCCCGCCGGCTCTCTGCCCAGGCCCACCCAGCTG GCAAGATGGCCCCCAATCCCCTCCTGGACACCATGCGCCCTGACTCGCTGCTGAAGATGACCTTGGGGGGTGTGACCCTGACCTTGCTTCAGACGTCTGCCCCATCTTCCGGACCACCTGACCTCGCCACGCACTTTTTCACCGAGTTTGATGCCACCAAGGATGGGCCCTTCGGTTCCCGAGACTTCCACCATCTTCGACCACGCTTCCAGAGGGCCTGTCCCTGTAGCCATGTTCG GCTAACGGGCACAGCCGTGCAGCTGTCCTGGGAACTGCGGACAGGCAGTCGGGGTCGGCGGACAACCAGCATGGAAATGCGCTTTGGGCAGCTCGAGGTGCTGGAGTGTCTGTGGCCCCGGGGCACCTCCGAGCCTGAGTACACGGAG ATCCTGACCTTTCCTGGTACCCTGGGCTCCCAGGCCTCAGCTCGGCCCTGCGCCCATCTGCGCCACACACAGACCCTGCGCCGTGTGCCTAAG AGCCGACCCCGGCGCTCAGTTGCCTGCCATTGCCACTCAGAACTGGCCCTGGACCTGGCCAACTTCCAGGCAGACGTGGAACTGGGGGCCCTGGACCGGCTGGCTGCCCTTCTGCGCCTGGCCACTGTAACTGCCGAGCCTCCAACTGGCCTGCTG ACAGATCCCCTGCCGGCAATGGAGGAGCAGACAGTATTTTTGCTTTCCGCACCCCGGGCTACACTGCGACTGCGCTTCCCCATTGCTGACCTGCGGCCTGAGCGGGACCCTTGGGCCGGCCAGTCTGTGCGGGCTGAGCAACTTCGGCTGGAGCTGAGTGAGCCCCAGTTCCGGTCAGAGCTTAGCAGTGGGCCTGGTCCCCCAGTCCCCACCCGCCTGGAACTCACCTGCTCCGACCTACATG GTATCTATGAAGATGGAGAGAAGCCACCTGTCCCCTGCCTGCGTGTCTCCAAAGCCCTGGACCCCAAGAGCACTGGGCGCAAGTACTTCCTGCCCCA GGTAGTGGTGACTGTGAACCCCGAGTCCAGCAGCGCACAGTGGGAGGTGGCCCcggagaagggagaggagctgGAGCTGTCAGCGGAGAGTCCATGTGAGCTGCGGGAACCTGAGCCCTCACCCTTCTCCTCTAAGAGGACCATGTATGAGACAGAGGAG ATGGTGATCCCAGGAGACCCTGAGGAGATGAGGGCGTTCCAGAGCCGGACCCTGGCACTGTCTCGCTGCAGCCTGGAAGTGATCCTGCCCAGTGTCCACATCTTTCTGCCCAGCAAGGAGGTCTACGAGAGCATCTACAACAG GATCAACAACGACCTGCTCATGTGGGAGCCCGCAGACCTGCTTCCCACCTCCGACCCCGCCGCCCAGCCCTCTGGCCTCCCCGGCCCCTCAGGCTTCTGGCATGACAGCTTTAAGATGTGCAAGTCAGCCTTCAAGTTGG CCAACTGCTTTGATCTCACCCCAGACTCAGACTCGGATGATGAGGATGCCCACTTCTTCTCAGTGGGGGCATCAGGCGGCCCACAGCCCCCTGCCCCTGAGGCCCCAAGTCTTCACTTGCAGAGCACCTTCTCTACACTGGTGACAGTGCTGAAGGGGCGGATCACAGCCCTCTGTGAGACCAAG GACGAGGGTGGCAAGCGGCTGGAGGCTGTGCACGGGGAGCTGGTGCTGGACATGGAGCATGGCACCCTCTTCAGCGTCTCCCAGTACTGTGGCCAGCCAGGACTCGGCTACTTCTGCCTGGAAGCTGAAAAGGCAACGCTCTACCACCGAG CGGCCGTGGATGACTACCCGCTGCCCAGTCACCTGGACCTGCCCAGTTTCGCTCCCCCGGCTCAGCTGGCCCCGACCATCTACCCATCGGAGGAAGGGGTGACTGAGCGGGGAGCCTCGGGCCGCAAGGGCCAGAGCCGGGGGCCCCACATGTTGTCCACTGCTGTGCGCATCCACCTGGACCCCCACAAGAATGTGAAG GAGTTCCTGGTGACACTGCGGTTGCACAAAGCCACCCTGCGCCACTACATGGCCCTGCCCGAGCAGAGCTGGCATTCCCAG CTGTTGGAGTTCCTAGACGTGCTGGATGACCCTGTGCTGGGCTACCTGCCCCCGACGGTCATCACCATCCTGCACACACACCTGTTCTCCTGCGCCGTGGACTATAG GCCACTCTACCTCCCTGTGCGTGTCCTCATCACCGCGGAGACCTTCACTCTGTCCAGCAACATCATCGTGGACACCTCCACCTTCCTGCTCAG GTTCATCCTCGATGACTCCGCCTTGTACCTGTCCGACAAGTGTGAGGTGGAGACCCTGGACCTGCGGCGAG ATTATGTCTGTGTCTTGGATGTTGACCTCTTGGAACTTGTGATTAAAACCTGGAAAGGGAGCACCGAGGGCAAACTG AGCCAACCGCTATTCGAGCTGCGCTGCTCCAACAACGTGGTACACGTGCACAGCTGTGCCGACTCCTGTGCCCTGCTGGTCAACCTGCTCCAGTACGTAATGAGCACGGGTGACCTGCATCCCCCACCCCGGCCCCCCAGCCCCACGGAGATCGCCGGCCAGAAG CTCTCGGAGAGTCCTGCCTCTCTGCCCTCGTGCCCGCCAGTGGAGATGGCCCTCATCAACCAGCGCGACCTGACCGACGCCCTCCTGGACACCGAGCGCAGCCTGCGGGAGCTGGCCCAGCCTTCAG GTGGCCACCTCCCTCAGGCGTCGCCCATCTCGGTCTACCTATTCCCAGGTGAACGGAGTGGGGCCCCGCCCCCTTCACCACCTGTCAGGGGCCCTGCTGGCAGCTTAGGGTCGTGCTCggaggagaaggaagatgaaagggaagaggagggcGATGGAGACACCCTGGATAGTGATGAGTTCTGCATCCTTGACGCTCCTGGCCTGGGCATCCCG CCACGAGACGGGGAGCCTGTGGTGACACAGCTGCATCCCGGCCCCATCGTTGTGCGGGATGGTTACTTCTCACGGCCGATTGGCAGCTCGGACTTGCTGCGGGCACCTGCCCATTTCCCCGTGCCCAGCACTCGGGTGGTGCTACGTGAGGTCTCCCTCGTCTGGCACCTATATGGGGGCCGAGACTTTGGCCCCCACCCCGGCCACAG GGCAAGAGCTGGCCTCTCGGGCCCCAGGGGCTCCCCTTCCCGCTGCTCTGGCCCCAACCGGCCCCAGAACTCATGGCGTACGCAGGGGGGCAGCGGGCGGCAGCACCATGTCCTCATGGAGATCCAGCTCAGCAAG GTAAGCTTCCAGCACGAGGTGTACCCAGCGGAGCCAGTCACAGGCCCTGCAGGCCCtggccaggagctggaggagcGGCCGCTGTCCCGTCAGGTGTTCATCGTGCAGGAGCTGGAGGTCCGAGACCGGCTTGCCTCCTCCCAGATCAACAAGTTCCTGTACCTACACACGAGCGAGCGGATGCCACGACGCGCCCACTCTAACATG CTCACCATCAAAGCGCTGCATGTGGCCCCCACCACCAACCTGGGTGGGCCTGAGTGCTGTCTCCGCGTCTCGCTGATGCCCCTGCGGCTCAATGTGGACCAG GATGCCCTCTTCTTCCTCAAGGACTTCTTCACTAGCCTGGTGGCCGGCGTCAACCCTGTGGTCCCAGGGGAGACCTCCGCTGAGG CTCGCCCCGAGACTCGAGCCCAGTCCAGCAGTCCCCTGGAAGGGCAGGCCGAGGGCGTAGAGACAACTGGCTCACAGGAAGCCCCAGGCGGTAGACACAGCCCCTCCCCTGCTGACCAGCAGCCCATCTACTTCAG AGAGTTCCGCTTCACGTCCGAGGTCCCCATCTGGCTGGATTACCATGGCAAGCACGTCACGATGGACCAGGTG ggCACTTTCGCTGGCCTCCTCATTGGCCTGGCCCAACTCAACTGCTCCGAGCTGAAGCTAAAGCGGCTCTGTTGCAGGCACGG GCTCCTGGGTGTGGACAAGGTGCTGGGCTATGCCCTCAACGAGTGGCTGCAGGACATCCGCAAGAACCAGCTGCCCGGCCTGCTGGGAGGCGTGGGCCCCATGCACTCAGTTGTCCAGCTCT TCCAAGGGTTCCGGGACCTGCTGTGGCTGCCCATTGAGCAGTACAGGAAGGATGGCCGCCTCATGCGGGGGCTACAGCGAGGGGCTGCCTCCTTCGGCTCGTCCACGGCCTCTGCCGCCCTGGAACTCAGCAACCGGTTGGTACAGGCTATCCAG GCCACAGCCGAGACCGTGTATGACATCCTGTCCCCGGCAGCCCCTGTCTCCCGCTCCCTGCAGGACAAGCGCTCTGCGCGGAGGCTGCGCAGGGGCCAGCAGCCTGCCGACCTGCGGGAGGGTGTGGCCAAGGCCTACGACACAGTGCGAGAG GGCATCTTGGACACAGCTCAGACCATCTGTGACGTGGCATCGCGGGGCCATGAGCAGAAGGGGCTGACGGGCGCCGTGGGCGGCGTGATCCGCCAGCTGCCCCCGACCGTGGTGAAGCCGCTCATCCTGGCCACAGAGGCCACGTCCAGCCTGCTTGGGGGCATGCGTAACCAGATCGTCCCCGACGCCCACAAGGACCACGCCCTCAAGTGGCGCTCGGACAGTGCCCAAGACTGA